The following coding sequences lie in one Apium graveolens cultivar Ventura chromosome 1, ASM990537v1, whole genome shotgun sequence genomic window:
- the LOC141724783 gene encoding putative boron transporter 5 → MSLNGTSCMDNYYLILTVLAQLVMVFDISPSLYLVLGVAEPIVIIYTYLYNFCKGRPDIGKDQFLAWVGWVCVWTALMLVLLAIFNACTIIKRFTRIAGELFGILIVVLFMQKAVKGLINEFKIPKGENPSEEKYNFQWMYVNGLLAIIFAFGVLFSSLKSIRMTSSPFGLDYGVPLLIVKWSAFTELVPDKVPAGVPRRLRIPSASNSRLFRRGPIIQNMGSVPIAYIFAAIIPAIMTAGLYFFDHSVASQMAQQKNLI, encoded by the exons ATGTCATTGAATGGTACTTCATGTATGGATAATTACTATTTGATTCTCACCGTGCTTGCTCAACTTGTAATG GTGTTTGACATTAGCCCATCCTTGTACTTGGTATTAGGAGTTGCAGAACCTATAGTTATTATATATACTTACCTATATAATTTCTGTAAAGGAAGGCCAGACATTGGAAAAGACCAGTTCTTGGCTTGGGTTGGATG GGTTTGTGTTTGGACAGCTCTTATGCTAGTCCTCCTTGCAATATTCAATGCTTGCACTATTATCAAAAGATTTACAAGAATTGCAGGAGAACTCTTTGGCATTCTGATTGTAGTTCTTTTCATGCAAAAAGCTGTCAAG GGGTTGATTAATGAGTTTAAAATTCCTAAAGGTGAGAATCCTTCTGAGGAGAAGTATAATTTTCAGTGGATGTACGTAAACGGTCTGCTAGCAATCATTTTCGCATTTGGTGTACTGTTTAGTTCCTTAAAGAGTATAAGAATGACGTCGTCACCGTTTGGCCTAG ATTACGGAGTTCCTTTATTGATAGTAAAATGGTCTGCATTCACAGAACTTGTACCTGATAAAGTTCCTGCAGGAGTTCCCAGAAGACTTCGTATTCCTTCTGCCAGTAACTCAAGATTGTTTCGTCGTGGGCCAATAATCCAG AATATGGGATCAGTTCCTATAGCATACATCTTCGCTGCAATCATCCCAGCTATAATGACAGCCGGTCTTTATTTTTTCGACCACAGTGTCGCTTCCCAAATGGCACAACAGAAGAATTTAATCTAA